TTTTTCCAGACATCTACCCTAGATACACGATCTTCTGTCACCATGAACCCGACCTGCTTCGGTTCTCCTTGCGGCTTGAGGTAGTAGCAACTGTTATTTGGTGAATCACCAACTAACTTAGTACCAGCAGCTTTTCTCGCTTGGGATACACTCATGCCAATTCTAACCTGTCCAATACCATTGATGAATAATTTGGATTGGTTAGTCAGTTTTGCTTGTGCTAGCACTGTCCCGACTGTGAAAGAAGAAAGTGCAAGCGTTGTGGTAGCAAGAGTCAATAATTTAGCTTTACTATTCATAGTTTTTGGTATCAGAACACGTATATAGTTTGATCTACAAAACTCATTTTGCTAATTTCGGACTTTTCTCTTAGCTCGACTTTATCAATTTTTTTAGCAACGCGATCGCTATTGCTGAAACCTCTGTAGGACATTAGTTTTACTTTTTTAACTTCATCGATAATCTGTGAGGTGGAAAAAGGATTTGCCAAAAAACCAGAGTTTTTGCAGGATAAAAAAACCGAGTTATTAATTTTGGATCAAGTCGAGCTAAGAGGATGTCTCTTAAGTATTAGGCGAATACAATTCGCCTAATACTTTTCTGCTCTTTTTTATTTTAGATTAATTTATATAGAAAATTAAGGAATTAAAAAATCTAAATGATCACCAGCTATAAGTTGTAATTCCTGTGGTGAACCTTGAAGCTTCAAATGCCCTTTATCTAGTAAAACAATAAAATCCGCACGTAGAATAACTCTAGGGCGATGACTAATGATAATTGTAGTTTTGCCTTGTCGATAATGTAAAAGTTTATCTAATACCTGCGATTCTAATACTGGATCTAATGCACTGGTAGATTCATCTAAAATTAGTATTGGTGGATCTGTAACAATTGCTCTAGCTAAAGCTAATCTCTGTTTTTGTCCACCTGATATATTAACACCAAATTCTCCTAATACAGTTTGATAGTTATCTGGTAATTCTTTGATAAATTCATCTGCACCTGCTATTTGACAGGCTCTAACTATTTGTTCAAATGTAGCATGAGGATAGCTGAAGCGGAAGTTATCTAAAATTGAACGACTCCAAAATTGGGCTTCTTGAGGTACTAATATTACCTGCTGTCGTCGGCATTCTAAAGATAAATCTTTTTGATGATAAATTCCAAAACTAATATTACCCGATTCGAGAAAATATAGTCCTGCTAGGAGTTTCGCTAAAGTGCTTTTACCACAGCCAGATTTACCAATTAATGCTGTAACTTTCCCTCCAGGGATAGTTAAAGAAAAGTTTTTTAATAAATCTGCTCTACCTATATGATGAAAATTAATATTAGTACATATTATATCAGTATTATCGGGAATTACTGCCCAAGGTTTACCTTGTTCACTGTGGTCTTCGGGAGTAGTTTCAATCACTTCTGTAATACGTTGTGTTGCAGTTTGGACTCTTGCAAATTCATCTACAAAACCTATTACGGTTGAAATCAAACCATTGAAATTACCATTCATAGCATTAAATGCTAGCAGTTGACCAATGGTTAATTCTTGACTAATCACTAGACTGCTGCCAAACCAAAGTATAGCAAGATTACTAAAACCTGAAACTAAGCCAGAAAATACATTATTGATAATTCCAATGCGGATAGTACTAAAACTCAAATTGGCAAGACTACCAAAACGACTTTGAATTTCTTCCCAAGCTTGAGGAGCAGCATTAGTACTTTTGAGTGTAACTATACCTTTAAAGGTTTCTACTAACATTCCTTGATTTTCAGCTTGGGTGACAATTAAATCACGAACTTTATTCTGTAAACTAGGTAGAAATACAATTGTAGATAGAGACATCAGCAATGCCATCAACACTGCTATTCCTAATAATTTAGGGCTATAAAGCAGCATAAAGCCTAGTGATATGGCTGCGATAAACATCTGGCTCGGAAGACTAATCACAACTTGCGAAACCATCTGGTTAATTTGTTCAATATCCCGCAATCGACTGACAATTTCACCACTGCGGTGAACTTCGTAGTAAGTCAGAGGAAGACGTAAAATTTGTCTACCAAATTCTAAGGTTAGTCCTAATTCTAGACGTTGGGCAAAGTGGGTAATTAAATTAGACTGTACTAGTTTCAAGGAACTACTGAAGAGGTTCATTGCTACTATGCCAATACCTACGGTAGTCAGAAGTTGTAAATCTTTTCTAACTAATACGTCATCGGTAAGAATTTGAATCAAAAAAGGAGTAGCTAGGGAAAGAATTCCCATCACAAGGTTAATCAAAAATGCTTCAGTTAAAATGTGGCGATAAGGTAATACTCGCCTTAAAAAGCGACCAAAGCCCTTAATATTATCTGATTTTTGCTGATAAAAGCGGATTTCATCTGGAGCTAGCAATAGCATAATGTAATTTGCCCAACTAGTTGCTAACTCTTCACGGCTGATATAGCGAATACCAACACTAGGATCGGCAATTACATATTTTTTACCTTTTTGTCCGTATAAAACTACCCAATGAAAACCTTTCCAATGAATAATCGCAGGCAGAGGTGCTTCATCAAGTTTATCAATTAGTTGCGGTGTAGCTCTGACTTGACGAGCATTAAATCCAAGGTTTTCTGCACCACGTCTTAAACCTATTAGGGTTGTACCTTGTACTCCTGTACCTACAGCTTCCCGAACGCGAGCGATCGCAAAATTTCGTCCATAATATTTAGCAATGCTGGCGATACACGCTGCACCGCAATCTTCCTCACTGTGTTGCAAAACAATCTGATATCTCATTGTGTTTGGATAACCGGATTTTACCTATATAAAGAAAGTTAACTGAATCAGTAAAAATATAAGTAAGAATCAAAAATTGATTCTAGACTTGACATTTTTATACAAAAAATAATATTAAGAAAAATTTCTATTTTTCATATCTTGCACCAGTTGCGTTATTGACATTTTTATAGGGTGGGCACTGCCAACAAGGTCAAAATCAAGCTTTGAATGAACCATTAGCAGTGTCCACCACAGGGTTAATTGAGAATACTGCAAGATATTATCAGTATTCTCAACTTTTTTGCCGTTAATTGCTGAATTTAAGTATAAATTCGCTTGTATTCAATAGTTTGTTAATAGCTTGGGATTGACTTATTCTACAAGTTATTTTAAGTAACAATTAAATTATGTTTAAGATATAATAAATACTTGTACTGTAAAAACCTATGTAATACTATTGAGAGGAGTATAAATTTACAATTCCTTTTCTGAGGAGGTATTTATGTCAGAAGCTAAACCAGAAAATTTGAATTCACAAGCAGTTCCATTCTTCGCTCGATTTTTAGAAGGACAAAACATTGAAGACCTCACTGATCAAGAATCAGAAGCAGTCAGCGGTGGATGTACAGCTGTAACTCTGAAGTATCCTTCTGATAATGAAGACGTTGTAACTAAGAAGTATCCTTCTGATAGTGATGAGTTTGTTACTACTCAGAAGTATCCTTCTGACGGGGAAGACAAATAATGCTTTATCCCATAGGATAACTGCCTACTTTTGAGTACATTACAGTTGCGGCTTTGAAAAATATTTTCAGCACATGAATATTATTAGCTTTGCCAACTTCTTCTAGAGGTTGGCAAAGTTACTTACCTAGGCGATTAGAAATCGCGTCTACACAGACGAAACCCACCTCCGTGGGTTTGAAATTGGTGATTTTCTGTGAGTCTGCGGAGGCAGACGCGCGTTTGTGTAGTAGCGAATTCTATTCGCCCAATACTTTCCAAACATCCTCTGAGAGAATATTTTAAAAATCTTTTTGAATACTCAAATTCTCGCTTTAGGGGAGTCGGGTAAAACGAAAAATCTGATGTTTTCAGCTTTGTTGGAGGTTGATTATACTTAAATTTTACCTAAAATCTCAATTTGAGAATCCATAAACATCATTATATGTCTGGTGCAGATTTACCATCAATTCCCAATGGCAAACCACAAGGAGTAACTCATCCTGACTCCCTGCATCTTGCCACACCCAATGAATTTTTACCTCCAATTAGCTACTGGACAACGATGGGAGGAGTTGTGCTTTTGGGTATCTTTGGTACTGCCATTACCCTTGCAGGTATCCTGAAATACAAAGTCACCATTCAAGCCCCAGCCACAATTCGTCCAACTGGAGAACTGCGCCTAGTACAGTCGCCAATAGAAGGAACAATTAAAAGTATTGCTGTACAAGTAAATCAAGCAGTCCAACAGGGAGAGGTTATTGCTGTGATTGACGATAACCGTCTGCAAACCCAAAAAAGTCAACTGCAAACGAATATACAACAAGCTACATTGCAACTATCTCAACTCGATGCCCAAATTCGTGCTTTAGATGAGCAAATAACAGCAGAAAAATATCGGCTCAATCGTGCTGTTGCGTCTATTCAAGCTGAAGTCAACCGCAATCAAAGAGATTTCCGAGATAGACAAATCACCTCTGTAGCCCAAGTCAAAGAAGCAGAAGCAAATTTCCAGCAAGCACAAAAGGAATTGCAAAAAAGCCAGTCACAGTTAAAATCGTCCCAAGCATCTTTAAAATCAAGCGAAGCTTCTTTAAATGCAGCCAAGGCTAAGCGAGACAGATATCAACCCTTAGTCCAAACTGGTTCTATTTCTCAGGATCAATTTCAAGAAGTACAGCTGGCAGTTGAACAACAGCAACAACTTTTAGAATCGCAAAAAGCTACTGTAGAAGAACGTACTCAAGCAGTCCAACAACAGCAACAAGCAGTAGCAGCAGCAGCCGCTAAACTACAAGGAACATACCCTGTTCTGAATCCTAGCGATGCTGATGTGACAATTTCTCAAGAAAAAATTGCTACCGAAACAGCTACAGGTAAAGTTAGCCTGGCTAGATTATATCAAGAACGAGAGCAACTAATACAGCAAAAACTAGAAATTCAAAAGCAAACAAACCGCGATCGCAAGGAAATACTACAAACTAGTCGAGACATTGCCAGTACAGTAATTCGTGCCCCGGCATCTGGTATTATCCAAGAACTAAATTTGCGTAACACTTCGCAAGTACTGCGCTCTGGTGATGCGATCGCTCAAATTTCTCCCACTGACTCACCTTTAATAATTAAGGCATTGGTAGAGTCTCAAGATATCCGTAAGGTAGAAAACGGTCAAGAAGTACAACTGCGAGTCTATGGCTGTTCTTATACTGATTTTGGTACTCTTAAAGGTCAAGTAAAAGCTATTTCTCCAGATGTCATCACCTCTTCAGACAAAGACAAAAATACTGCTGTTTACGAAGTGACTATCCAACCAGAAAAATTAATTTTAACTGCCAAAAATCGCAATTGTGCTATTCAATCTGGTATGGAAGCGAGAGCAGACATCATTTCTGAGCAAGAAACAGTACTCAACTTTATCCTGAGAAAAGCAAGAATTTTGTCAAATTTATGAAGAATTGAAGGAAAATGGGCATTCCTAAAATTTAAACGAGTTCCTAAAACAACTCCTACTGATAACAATCAGTAGGAGTTGTTTTTCAGGGTACGTCAGTTAAGGCGTTTCTACAATATCGGTGTCAAACTTTTGTCCTGTTTCTGCGTCAACAACGATAGTTATTGATGATTTTCTGAATTTAACAAACTGCCCATTTTTTTGTGGCACTTCTACACCTAATGGTGCATCTATTTCAACTACCCACACTAAACGTTTTGGGTGAACTTGTAGATTTTCGATAATATCGCCACCACGTTGTTTCTTATTTTCTAGATACTCTGAATATTTCGCTAGCTTAATTTGTTTAAGCTTTAGATCCTTTTTGAGTTGACCAATAGCATTTTCTTTCTTAATTAATTGTGCTTCAGTTTTGTTGCTGTTGTCAGGAAACAGATAGTTCGGCGTAGCTCCCGATATAGTTTCAATTTCACCCGGTTTATCTAATTCTGTTGGGCGTGGGTTTTGTTTCGGTTCTTGCTGGCTAGCTGTTGCAGCATATGCTAATCCCAAACCCAAACACGCAACTAGTGTGATTATGCTTAGTATTTTTTTCATTCATTCAACATCCTTGATTGATTAAATTGTTATTGATTGTAGAAGCCTATCCCGTTGTTCCCATTTTGCAGTGGAAACCAGTTTGAGTACCAACCACGATTGTTATTGTCTGCATTGGCAAAGGTACCAGCAAAGATTTGAAATCCTGACGCACTTGTTGGGTAATGCCAAATGTTAGATGCACCAGTGCCATTAGTAAAACTATGATCAGAATCCTGTGATTCAATGCCGATAGTGGTATAAGCTGCGCTATTGTAACTGCCTGCCCCAGCAATTGTAATACAGTAGGCTCCTATATTATCGACATAAGAACACCATTTGTTATTGCTAGTAAAGTCGCGTTGAAGCTTATAGCGATGGCTGCCTGTTGGGGGAGTTGGGTTGGCGCTTCCTATGCGCCCTTCATAGTACCAGCGATAGCCTGATGAATCAAAGCGTTGGTATGTGAAGTAATGACCAGACCAGTATGATTGCTCTTCTATTCGAGGATTGGGTAGTGCAACAGTGCTAGCAGTTAGCCCTTTTCCCCCTCCAATTTCTACCCATTCATTTGCGTAAGGGTTTGATGGCTGAGAAGAAAATGTCATCCATAGCGCTTTGTTTAATGAATATGGTGTTGCTGTACTGCTGTTAAGATGGTCAACTGAACCACTGGCAGTAAATGCTGCACCATAGCTATTTTCTTGTATTCTGCGTTGAGTGTATTGTTCAGGGGTAGGAACTGCGAACGCAGTTAAATTGCAGGCGATTAAAGCCGATAGTGTAATACCGCCTACTTGTAACAATTTATTCATTATTTTGGAAAGTTTTGTCAGTTTAGCAACCAATAATCAATCATCATTATAAGATTAAGTATTTAAGCTTTAGTGATTTGCATCACTGACAAATTTTTGACATTCTATTATAAAAGCCTTGGTTGTGATACCGCACAATCCATACTTGGTATTGTGTCATTTATTGAAACTGCCTTTATATAGCAGAGGGTAAAAATGGTCGCAAAGAGCAACTGTCAATAGCTGCTCCTTCCCTCCCCCGCTTCAAAATGATTATTATTCTACTTGTGCTGATTTTATTTTTTGGAAGTCCCTTATAGGAGACTCACTACTTAATAAATGGAACTGCACAGGGAAAAGTGACTATAGCCTCTCAACCAGTAAGCACTTCAAAAGCGTAGTTTCAAGAATAAAAAATGAGGATAGTCAACACCATCCCCATTTTAGTTTTTGTTCCTTTGCTCATTTCCACGCAGTAGCCCAGAAAAGAGTCAACTATTACAGTTGTGGTACGTACTGCTGCTTCTCTGGTACATCAGCGTACTCAGCTACAATCTGGCGGAATTCGTCGCCGTCAATGGTTTCTTTCTCGATGAGTAAATCTACTAAGCGATCTGTGACGGTGCGATGGTCACGCATAATCTTCTTAGCTGTTTCGTAGCAATCTTCAACAATCGCTCGCACTTGAGCATCAATGCGCGAAGAAATCGATTCGGAATACTCAGAACGAGTCGTCCAGTCACGACCTAGGAATACTTCGCCTTGCTGGCTTTCTAAGGATAGGGGCCCTAAATCAGACATCCCGAACCGAGTCACCATCTGCCGTGCCATTGCCGACAACTGCTGCAAGTCTCCACCAGCGCCAGTTGTGACTTCCGCAGGGCCAAACACCACTTCTTCAGCGGCGCGACCACCCAAAGCACCAGTAATCCGTGCTTTCAATTGAGAACGGGAAATTAACCCCTGTTCTTCGCTGGGACTAAACCAAGTTAAACCTTGTGCCTGTCCTCGTGGGATGAGGGTGACTTTTTGCACTGGGTCATGGTCTTTTAACAAAGTCCCCACTAAAGCATGTCCGATTTCGTGGTAGGCAATCAAGCGTTTGCTCTTGCTGTCTACCAAGGGAGTGCCTTCCATCCCGGCTACTACCCGATCTACCGCGTCATCAATTTCGCGGAGGGTGATAGCTTCTTTGCGTCTTCTGGCGGTGAGAATAGCACCTTCGTTGAGTAAGTTGGCTAAATCAGCACCAGTAAAACCAGGAGTACGACGCGCGATCGCTTCTAAGGATACGCTGGGGTCAAGTTTCTTGTTGCGTGCGTGGACTTGTAAAATTTCCAAACGCCCTTTGATGTCTGGTGCATCAACTGTTACCTGGCGGTCAAAGCGTCCGGGACGTAACAACGCTGCATCAAGGACATCGGGACGGTTGGTGGCAGCAATAATAATGATGCCTGTGTTACCTTCAAAACCGTCCATCTCCGTGAGCAACTGGTTGAGGGTCTGCTCTCTTTCGTCGTTACCGCCACCGATACCAGCACCCCGTTGTCTTCCCACTGCGTCGATTTCATCGATGAAGATGATACAGGGGGCGTTATCTTTAGCTTTTTTGAACAAATCGCGGACGCGGGATGCACCGACACCGACAAACATTTCCACAAATTCCGAGCCGGAAATGCTGAAGAATGGTACACCTGCTTCCCCGGCGATCGCTTTTGCTAATAAAGTTTTACCAGTTCCTGGAGGCCCGACTAACAGCACTCCTTTGGGAATGCGTGCGCCCACAGCTGTGAATCTTTCTGGCTGTTTGAGGAAGGTGACAACTTCTTGTAGTTCTTCCTTGGCTTCTTCGATCCCTGCTACGTCGTCAAATTTCACGCCAGTTTTGGCTTCCATTTGGAAACGAGCTCTGGATTTGCCAAAGTTCATCGCTTGACCAGGGCCGCCAGGGAGGTTGCTAGAGCGACGGAACAAAAAGAACAGTCCAGTAATCAATAAAATGGGGAAAATCAAATTACCCAACAATCCCCAGATTGCGCCATCATTCCGCATGGGGTGGGCATCAAAACTAATTCCTTTGGCTTTGAGCTTGTTAATTAACTCAGGTGCGTTAACAGGCAGATCCACCCGCCACCGTTGGACGCGATTCTCGATATCTTGATCGACTGCTTCGATAATTGCTGTTCTACCGCCTTCATACAGATCTACACTGGTGACGCGATCGGCGTCTAAGTATTCCAGGAAGCGACCGTAGGTCATGCGGGTGTTGGCTGCATTCTTACCCATGTCAGCAGGAGCATTGGCAAATGCCCCTTGCCAGAAGAAAAAGCCAATCACCAAAGCAGGCAATGTCCAGAGTGCCAGGACTTTCCAAGAAAATTTCATTTTAATTTGCCTCTAGATGCCATTACAATTATTCACCTCTAGCAACAGTCGCTGTGGTAGGGAAAACGCTACTCGCTACAACTTTGGCAAAGGTAGCAACGCAGTGGTTAACCCACCAACAGCAGTATTTGGCCCTAGTTACTAGGTTAGGTGTGCAACGGATGTTTATTAATCCACTTTGTTTAATCTGATTTCTGGTCGTGCATTACCATAGAACCGCTAGGGCATTACAGTAATGCCGACAAGAATCTTAATTAAAGTTAACTTAATTTTAATACAACTGGGATTAACCAAGCAGAAAATTTCAGATTTGCCAGGATCAGCCAGAAATTAGTTTTGTCAAATAGTGGAGTGTCGTTGCGATCGCTACGAGGTTACTTTCTTGCGACGTGCAACTAAAGCATACAAAAATAGGTAATATTCTACCGATTTACCTACTTAGTTTCCGTAATTTCTAAAGTGTAAGGGAAATACTTGCCTTTTTCGTATGAACCCACCCAAACCTGGTATTCCCCAGGTAGCCATTCCCCAACTAAGCCAGGATTTTTACCTACAAAATCGTCATTACACCAAGTACCACCAGGGCCTTTGATCATGATGGTGGTGTCTTGAGGACTTTGCACTTGTAGTTTCAAGTAATCAAATTTACTTGTGAGTGACAGGGTGTGGTCTGGTGTTTCATCTACAAATCCAGTACATGGGCCAGTAGGTGTTTCAGACCTCCCGGCAATTTGGTTTTGAGCTACTGAACCGCCACTCATACCTCTAACTTTCAAAGGGCGTGGGGAAAATTTGTGGCTAATTGTCACATCTCCAAATATCGGTGGTGCTTCTTGAGCGTCAGCTACAGTGTGCATTGTCGATGCGACGCACAGCGTAACTATCATCCACGATAATCCTATCCCTTTATTTAGCACTGTTTTCGACATTGCAATTATATAAATTTATCAGTACTTTGAAAGACACGATTTTTACACACCAAGTTCCCAATATCAGAGAAATAGCACTTAGAAAATTTATTGATTTTCTAGGTGCTATTTGTAGGCTTTGACCCTCTGACGAAATCGGGTAAAGTCAAAAGACTCAAAATAAGGCTGTCGGCTCTGCCGACGACAGACGCGCCCAACTATTGATAATTAAGGACTTCCAAATAAAAAATATTCCACTGTTCACAGTGAGCCAGCGCGGCTACCTCCTCCACTCGACTTGAAGCATCTGGCGTTCATCAGTCAACAGTTTGTATTCTGTATTAAGTTACGCTATAGTATTTAGCGTAACTTAATAGCTGTCTATGTTAGTATACGAGTTCAAATTGACGGGTAACAAGCAGCAATATAGTCTGATTGATGAAGCAATCAGAACTGCTGTTTTTATCCGCAATTCTTGTATTCGCTACTGGATGGACAATAAAAAGGTTGGTAAGTATGACCTAAGTGCTTACTGTAAGATACTTGCTAAAAACTTTGAATGGGCTAACAAGCTTAATTCAATGGCCAGGCAAGCATCAGCAAATAGAGCATGGTCAGCAATCTCCAGGTTATACGACAATTGTAAGAAAAAGATTCCAGGTAAAAAAGGTTTTCCCAAGTTCAAAAATCATGGACATTCTGTTGAATACAAGACGAAAGGATGGAAGCTCTCAGAGGATAGAAAGTATTTAACTCTCACAGATAGATTTGAAATTGGAAAGCTGAAATTAATTGGAACTTATAACTTGCATTTCTACCAAATCAAAGATATCAAACGTATTAGATTGGTGAAACGTGCAGATGTGTATTATGCTCAATTCTGCATTGCTGTTGACCGTCAGATTGAAGTAGAACCAACCAAAAAAGTGATAGCATTAGATGTCGGATTGACCCATTTTTATACGGATTCTGATGGAAACAAAGTAGATAATCCTCGTTTCTTGCGTAAATCTGAGAAAGCACTAAAAAGACTACAAAGACGAGTATCTAAAAAGTTCCGCAAAGCTCAACCGCAATCTAATAACTACAAAAAGGCTAAAAATAAATTAGCTAGAAAACACTTGAAAGTCACTAGGCAGCGTAGAGATTTTGCTATTAAGCTGGCAAAATGCGTTATTCAGTCGGCAGATTTGATTGCTTATGAAGACTTGCAAGTGCGAAATATGGTTAAAAATCACAAATTAGCTAAAAGTATTGGGGATGCTGCTTGGTATCAGTTCCGATGCTGGCTTGAGTATTTTGGAAATATTTATGGCAAGATAACTGTTGCCATTGCTCCACAGCGCACTAGCATCGACTGCTCATCTTGTGGCAGACAAGTTCAAAAGACTCTAAGTACTCGTACTCATAAATGTATTTGTGGTGCCCAGTTGTGTAGAGATGAGAACGCAGCCCTAAATATTTTAGCTAAGTCATTAAGAACGGTGGGGCACACCGGGATCTACGCTTGGGGACAGAACGACCTCTGCCTAGACTTGGAAACAAGTATAGATAAGTCGGCTGGATGAACCAAGAATCCCCGCAATTGAATTGCGGGGAGTGTCAAAAAACAGTTGCCGTTCTTTTGGCTACTCCCAATGAAATTTCGATTCAAAAGACTTTCAAGCAAGCAACGACAGCCTTTGATTCCAAAAATTCACATTAAAGTACGGAATGGACAGTTTGAGATTACAGGTATGAATGTATGGTATTCCTACTGGCGTGACCCCTATCATCTACTGTTGACAATTCCCTGGACTAGCTTTCTAGCGCTGATAGCTGTTTTATATGTAACGACTAATGCCCTGTTTGCTCTAGTTTACATGCTAGGCGGAGACTGCATCGAAAACGCGCGACCCGGCCATTTTTTAGATTTATTTTTCTTCAGCGTGCAAACATTAGCATCCATCGGCTATGGTGCAATGTATCCAAAAACCACTTATGCCAATATCATCGTCACTATTGAAGCAATAACTGGTCTGGTAGGAATTGCTGTAATGACGGGACTAGCATTTGCCCGTTTTTCTCGACCAACTGCTCGTGTGATGTTTTCTCGTGTCGCGTTAATTACAATTCATGAAGGAATACCAAGTTTGATGTTTCGCGCAGCTAACCAGCGCCGTAACCAGATTCTAGAGGCGCAGATACGCGTCTACCTGATGCGTGATGAAGTGACAGCAGAAGGACATTTTATGCGTCGGTTCCATGATCTCAAAATGGTGAGGAGCCAGACACCAAGCTTTGCACTTACCTGGGTAGCGATACATGCAATTGATGAATATAGTCCTCTCTATGGAATGACCGCAGAGTTGCTAACCAAGACAAATAGTAATATTGTCATTTCGTTAACTGGCGTTGATGAAACAGTTGTACAAGTCGTTCATGCCCGTCATCACTACACTGCAAACGAAATTTTATGGAACTATCGGTTTGTTGATATTTTTCACCACACAAGTGACGGGCATCGCTACGTTGACTACACCCACTTTCACGATATCTTACCTTTAGATTAGCTACTGAATAATTTTAGGGAACTCCAAGAAATCAATTATTCCGGTTGAAGTTGTTGACTGTTGACTGTTGACTGTGAACAGTGGGATATTATGAAGTCTCATCAAGTGTTTGTATTGGTTTAACTACGACTCGCCCATTTTCAACCACAGTGCAACTTTTAGCCACACTCTTGCTAGAGTTGACTGGTACATCTTGGAACTGGTTTTTGTGGGAGATATTATGCTCCTGTTGCTGGTTGAGAACAACTACAGAACAGGCACAAGAAGGAAAAGACATATGAGCTAATTTGATCTCTACTTTCATTATCGCGCTACTGAGATAATTTGGCTAAAAATTTTGCCACAGCAGGCGCAAAGTTGGAAGTTATAAGTAGTAGGCAGAAGGTGAGTCCACTTGTCTGCTGTCTTTTACTTAACTTCTTCCGTTCTTGCTATTTCTAAAAGAGTTTTCAGTACAGAGTCAGGGTTAAGGCTGATAGAATCAATACCTTGCTCAACCAAAAATTGAGCAAATTCTGGATAGTCACTCGGTGCTTGACCGCAAATCCCAATTTTGCGTCCGTGCTTTTTAACAGTGGCTATGGCTTTAGCA
Above is a window of Nostoc sp. UHCC 0702 DNA encoding:
- the ftsH2 gene encoding ATP-dependent zinc metalloprotease FtsH2; its protein translation is MKFSWKVLALWTLPALVIGFFFWQGAFANAPADMGKNAANTRMTYGRFLEYLDADRVTSVDLYEGGRTAIIEAVDQDIENRVQRWRVDLPVNAPELINKLKAKGISFDAHPMRNDGAIWGLLGNLIFPILLITGLFFLFRRSSNLPGGPGQAMNFGKSRARFQMEAKTGVKFDDVAGIEEAKEELQEVVTFLKQPERFTAVGARIPKGVLLVGPPGTGKTLLAKAIAGEAGVPFFSISGSEFVEMFVGVGASRVRDLFKKAKDNAPCIIFIDEIDAVGRQRGAGIGGGNDEREQTLNQLLTEMDGFEGNTGIIIIAATNRPDVLDAALLRPGRFDRQVTVDAPDIKGRLEILQVHARNKKLDPSVSLEAIARRTPGFTGADLANLLNEGAILTARRRKEAITLREIDDAVDRVVAGMEGTPLVDSKSKRLIAYHEIGHALVGTLLKDHDPVQKVTLIPRGQAQGLTWFSPSEEQGLISRSQLKARITGALGGRAAEEVVFGPAEVTTGAGGDLQQLSAMARQMVTRFGMSDLGPLSLESQQGEVFLGRDWTTRSEYSESISSRIDAQVRAIVEDCYETAKKIMRDHRTVTDRLVDLLIEKETIDGDEFRQIVAEYADVPEKQQYVPQL
- a CDS encoding microviridin/marinostatin family tricyclic proteinase inhibitor, with translation MSEAKPENLNSQAVPFFARFLEGQNIEDLTDQESEAVSGGCTAVTLKYPSDNEDVVTKKYPSDSDEFVTTQKYPSDGEDK
- a CDS encoding peptidase domain-containing ABC transporter; protein product: MRYQIVLQHSEEDCGAACIASIAKYYGRNFAIARVREAVGTGVQGTTLIGLRRGAENLGFNARQVRATPQLIDKLDEAPLPAIIHWKGFHWVVLYGQKGKKYVIADPSVGIRYISREELATSWANYIMLLLAPDEIRFYQQKSDNIKGFGRFLRRVLPYRHILTEAFLINLVMGILSLATPFLIQILTDDVLVRKDLQLLTTVGIGIVAMNLFSSSLKLVQSNLITHFAQRLELGLTLEFGRQILRLPLTYYEVHRSGEIVSRLRDIEQINQMVSQVVISLPSQMFIAAISLGFMLLYSPKLLGIAVLMALLMSLSTIVFLPSLQNKVRDLIVTQAENQGMLVETFKGIVTLKSTNAAPQAWEEIQSRFGSLANLSFSTIRIGIINNVFSGLVSGFSNLAILWFGSSLVISQELTIGQLLAFNAMNGNFNGLISTVIGFVDEFARVQTATQRITEVIETTPEDHSEQGKPWAVIPDNTDIICTNINFHHIGRADLLKNFSLTIPGGKVTALIGKSGCGKSTLAKLLAGLYFLESGNISFGIYHQKDLSLECRRQQVILVPQEAQFWSRSILDNFRFSYPHATFEQIVRACQIAGADEFIKELPDNYQTVLGEFGVNISGGQKQRLALARAIVTDPPILILDESTSALDPVLESQVLDKLLHYRQGKTTIIISHRPRVILRADFIVLLDKGHLKLQGSPQELQLIAGDHLDFLIP
- a CDS encoding transposase; amino-acid sequence: MLVYEFKLTGNKQQYSLIDEAIRTAVFIRNSCIRYWMDNKKVGKYDLSAYCKILAKNFEWANKLNSMARQASANRAWSAISRLYDNCKKKIPGKKGFPKFKNHGHSVEYKTKGWKLSEDRKYLTLTDRFEIGKLKLIGTYNLHFYQIKDIKRIRLVKRADVYYAQFCIAVDRQIEVEPTKKVIALDVGLTHFYTDSDGNKVDNPRFLRKSEKALKRLQRRVSKKFRKAQPQSNNYKKAKNKLARKHLKVTRQRRDFAIKLAKCVIQSADLIAYEDLQVRNMVKNHKLAKSIGDAAWYQFRCWLEYFGNIYGKITVAIAPQRTSIDCSSCGRQVQKTLSTRTHKCICGAQLCRDENAALNILAKSLRTVGHTGIYAWGQNDLCLDLETSIDKSAG
- a CDS encoding HlyD family efflux transporter periplasmic adaptor subunit, with translation MSGADLPSIPNGKPQGVTHPDSLHLATPNEFLPPISYWTTMGGVVLLGIFGTAITLAGILKYKVTIQAPATIRPTGELRLVQSPIEGTIKSIAVQVNQAVQQGEVIAVIDDNRLQTQKSQLQTNIQQATLQLSQLDAQIRALDEQITAEKYRLNRAVASIQAEVNRNQRDFRDRQITSVAQVKEAEANFQQAQKELQKSQSQLKSSQASLKSSEASLNAAKAKRDRYQPLVQTGSISQDQFQEVQLAVEQQQQLLESQKATVEERTQAVQQQQQAVAAAAAKLQGTYPVLNPSDADVTISQEKIATETATGKVSLARLYQEREQLIQQKLEIQKQTNRDRKEILQTSRDIASTVIRAPASGIIQELNLRNTSQVLRSGDAIAQISPTDSPLIIKALVESQDIRKVENGQEVQLRVYGCSYTDFGTLKGQVKAISPDVITSSDKDKNTAVYEVTIQPEKLILTAKNRNCAIQSGMEARADIISEQETVLNFILRKARILSNL